One segment of Brassica napus cultivar Da-Ae chromosome C3, Da-Ae, whole genome shotgun sequence DNA contains the following:
- the LOC125584456 gene encoding cytochrome P450 79B1-like, with protein sequence MQRKQERQLTSILLFPLYILYTKRIEQFYLKLFGSLFSNMYLLTILQAFVTITLVMLLKKLITSRNKKKISLPPGPTGWPIIGMIPAMLKSRPVFRWLHSIMKQLNTEIACVKLGNTHVVTVTCPKIAREILKQQDALFASRPMTYAQNVLSNGYKTCVITPFGEQFKKMRKVVMTELVCPARHRWLHLKRAEENDHLTAWLYNMVKNSGSVDFRFVTRHYCGNAIKKLMFGTRTFSENAAPDGGPTAEDIEHMEAMFEALGFTFAFCISDYLPMLTGLDLNGHEKIMRDSSAIMDKYHDPIIDARIKMWREGKRTQIEDFLDIFISIKDEQGNPLLTADEIKPTIKELVMAAPDNPSNAVEWAMAEMVNKPEILRKAMEELDRVVGKERLVQESDIPKLNYVKAILREAFRLHPVAAFNLPHVALSDATVAGYHIPKGSQVLLSRYGLGRNPKVWADPLSFKPERHLNECSEVTLTENDLRFISFSTGKRGCAAPALGTALTTMMLARLLQGFTWKLPENETRVELMESSHDMFLCKPLVMVGELRLPEHLYPKVK encoded by the exons ATGCAGAGAAAACAAGAAAGACAACTTACTTCGATTCTTCTTTTCCCTCTCTATATTCTCTACACAAAAAGAATTGAACAATTTTACCTCAAACTCTTCGGATCATTGTTCAGCAACATGTATCTCCTCACAATACTTCAAGCCTTTGTGACTATAACCCTAGTGATGCTTCTCAAAAAACTGATCACGAGtcgaaacaaaaagaaaatttctctCCCACCAGGTCCCACCGGATGGCCAATCATCGGAATGATTCCAGCGATGCTAAAGAGCCGTCCTGTTTTCCGGTGGCTCCACAGCATCATGAAGCAGCTAAACACTGAGATAGCATGCGTGAAACTAGGAAACACTCACGTGGTCACCGTCACGTGCCCTAAGATAGCACGTGAGATACTCAAGCAACAAGACGCTCTCTTCGCCTCAAGACCTATGACTTACGCACAGAACGTCCTCTCTAACGGATACAAAACCTGCGTGATCACTCCCTTCGGTGAACAGTTCAAGAAAATGAGGAAAGTCGTGATGACGGAACTCGTTTGTCCTGCGAGACACAGGTGGCTTCATTTAAAGAGAGCAGAAGAAAACGATCATTTAACCGCTTGGTTATACAACATGGTTAAGAACTCGGGCTCGGTCGATTTTCGGTTCGTAACGAGGCATTACTGCGGAAACGCTATCAAGAAGCTTATGTTCGGAACAAGAACGTTCTCTGAGAACGCCGCACCGGACGGTGGACCGACCGCAGAGGATATCGAGCATATGGAAGCTATGTTTgaagcattagggtttacattCGCTTTTTGCATCTCTGACTATCTACCTATGCTCACGGGACTTGATCTTAACGGTCACGAGAAGATCATGAGAGACTCGAGTGCTATTATGGACAAGTATCACGATCCAATCATTGATGCAAGGATCAAGATGTGGAGAGAAGGAAAGAGAACTCAAATCGAGGATTTTCTAGACATTTTCATTTCTATCAAAGATGAACAAGGAAACCCATTGCTTACAGCCGATGAAATTAAACCCACCATTAAG GAGCTTGTAATGGCGGCACCAGACAATCCATCAAACGCCGTCGAATGGGCCATGGCGGAGATGGTGAACAAACCGGAGATCCTCCGTAAAGCAATGGAAGAACTCGACAGAGTTGTCGGAAAAGAAAGACTCGTCCAAGAATCCGACATCCCAAAACTAAACTACGTCAAAGCTATCCTCCGTGAAGCTTTCCGTCTCCATCCCGTCGCCGCCTTTAACCTCCCACACGTGGCCCTTTCCGACGCAACCGTCGCCGGATATCACATCCCTAAAGGAAGTCAAGTCCTCCTTAGCCGTTATGGGCTGGGCCGTAACCCAAAAGTTTGGGCTGACCCGCTTAGCTTTAAACCAGAGAGACATCTAAACGAATGCTCGGAAGTTACTTTGACTGAGAATGATCTCCGGTTTATCTCGTTTAGTACCGGTAAAAGAGGTTGTGCTGCACCGGCTTTGGGTACGGCGTTGACGACGATGATGCTCGCGAGACTTCTTCAAGGTTTCACTTGGAAGCTACCGGAGAATGAGACACGTGTTGAGCTGATGGAGTCTAGTCATGATATGTTTCTGTGTAAGCCGTTGGTAATGGTCGGTGAGTTGAGGTTGCCTGAGCATCTTTATCCGAAGGTGAAGTGA